In the Fundulus heteroclitus isolate FHET01 chromosome 23, MU-UCD_Fhet_4.1, whole genome shotgun sequence genome, GCTTCTGATGTTAAAAGTGCAGCAAAGGATGATGAGGATACTAACGTGACTTTTTACCTGATGATCACTCTGGGATCAGTTTCAGTTCTgttcatcatcagcatcattgTGCTGATTGCAATGCAGTGCTCCAAATCCCCAGACTATACTTCTAAATATCTCCAAGAGACTAATTATGATGGGACCCTGTGTCACAGCATCCAGTACAGATCTGGAGACAAACGGTACATGTTGGTTGGACCCAGGATGAGCATAGGATCTACTATAGTACCTGGAAGTCATGCAAACACACTAGTGCTCCCTGACAGGAGGAGGACGTCTGAGGTAAGGCTGTGTTCCTGTTCCATTGGATGATATTACTTTTATCTTGGCTTTTTGGTTTACATCTGCGTGTTATGATTTGCATTATTCACATCTGAGAGGACAAGTGGTAAATGTTCATGTTGAAAAGGCTAACAGAATTCACATGTTTTGAGGTTACTACGCATCAGACACAAAGCCACTACTCATTACTCTGAGAGGCTGTTCCATTTTATCCATAAAAAGGTTTCTGcaatgctttgattttttttttactgcctaCATTTTATGACCATATATTATAAAGTGGCTGAGCCAGCAAAATACACATAGGTGGCCAGATTGAGACCACTGCTCATTGAGAGGTGGCTGAAAACAGACCTTGGGTTCCTTTTTGTGGATGGAGCCTTGGTTCTTTGTCACTCTCATTATATAGAAGACTCAGAGGGGCCGTTCAAAGATGCATGACTAAGTTTACCTTCTCTGCCAGAACTGATAGTAAAAATAGACAAAACTAGTTCTGAAAAGTGCATTAAGTTTGTACTTGTCAACTTCCATGTTAGTACCTCATCAATGTGGATAATTCATCACTGTATTTTCATGGTCAGCTTATGGATATTATTCTAACacgttaaatgaaaaaaaaaaaaaagttttcagaaCCAAGCTGTGCCATGCTTCTGCCATTCATAttgaggaagaaaaataaaatcacagaacttaaatatattttgtaattttacaaATCACATTAGAATATCAAGAACTACAACCGTCTTAACCTTAAATTCACAATACCCTCCCTAAGAGTGTTCTTCCCAGTTTATATAGCCTCTATTGGAAGTAAAAACTGATTCTGCATTTTGAAGTCCAAATTGTCTGAAGGCATTAGAGTAAATAGAATTGTGGCTATGTGAGTATTCAACCCATTTATGACATGTGCACCACAAGGCCCTGAAATTTCTTTGCATATCCCTCTATGGCAGTCTATGGAGAAAGTGCAAGCTGTGGCTTAACTGGACCTCCTGAACCTTAACAGGACTGGAGATttctaaaagagaaaaattaaaaataaacattagttTATCAATGACGTTACATATCATTTGTCTTTTAGTGCAAGTTTAACCCATGGTCTAAGACACTGAGACCAAGGAGGAATCCCTTCGGAGAGATCTAGTTTGCAAGTTTGTTTTCTGATTGTTTGCGCTGATGCTTCTACAACTAGAGAAGCTTGTGGTGGGCAAACTCGATTTCTTCAGGATGGGCTTCTGTTCAGTTTCATAGCGCCAAAGACCATGGGTTTAACTCATGCTGGAATATCCTTTTAATCACAGGCATAATTTAGATGTAAAACCAGAAGACAAAGGCCAACATGGTCTATTTCGTTTAGCTCATGAGTCTCTCTATGCAGCTCCTCATTACTTATTTGGATTAACACCATCAAATATATTTGTTAGGGCACCACATAGAACATTACAGTtagtaaaatcttaaaatttccTCCACCGACCAGCTACCTAGATGTGTTTATGTCATGTGCAGAGttgcttccttccttttgtAAAGTGACAGACATGTAAATTTTCAACGCAAGTTCCAAGCTTTCCTCTAATTAGAAATTTGCTGTCTGCTAATACCTCACGCTCGGGCTTCAACTGTTTTAAGAAACCAGATTGTTTAgtgatgtgtttgtctgaaaCACATCCACCCAACTAAGGAGACAGAAAGGAAATCACCCCTGGTGCTTTGATGCCAATCAAAtatttgtgttgttgtgtttaaaaTTTGACCAAGCCTAAACCCTAGCTTTCAAATTACTGGACCTGGCTCTAAATATGTCTGAACAATCTATGATGCATCTGTTATTGTTATGTTTGAAGATTCTGGGCATGGTTTTAAATATGTCTCCCATACTTGGCTTGAGGGTCATGGCAATATCAGACATCCAGTTACTACAAATACTTAATCTGGTGCATTTTGATACTTTATATTTACAGCCAAGTTTATTACTTAAGCCTAGCCCTTGATTTCATCAGGAATACCAAAAGGTGGTTCTCTTGAGGTTTTGGCTAATTCTCTTCACATTACCCATTATTTTTGTAAGCAGCCATCAAtgatttcactttttattttcatcctgcAGTGTGTCAAGCTCCTCCCGCAGGTTGACGTGTTCATCCAAGTTGACAGTGCCTCAGGTTGAGATCTTTATATTCTCTCTTTGGGACTGGGATATGTTCTTgagtttaaatacaaaaaagggaaCAGATGGCATAAAAAGCATGACATATCAAAATGAAGAATATGCTGACATGTCTGTGCTGTGACTGGTCTGTTCTCTCACAACGGATTAATCATGTGATGAATCTTCAGCTGTACGAGGGGATTGTGGGTCAGAGCAGACAAAACATCAAGCTGGCTTTAATAGTGCAAAATGTGACTCAGAGTGTAGGAGGAGATCCTGGTATTTTAAACATACTCCATCTGACATGATATATATTAGGATATATCCTAAAAATTACAAGCGTACTAAACTGTCTTGTAGTAGCAACACTGGACCACAGAGCAGGAGGCGAGGGGGACAAGAGGagtagtagaaaaaaaaaaaaaacactgacagcaCACAACTTTTACTGAAAATGATGTTAACTCGTAACCAATTCTAGGACAGGAATTCTGCTTATAATTTGGTAATTTTTCCTGGAATTTTACAGGCAAATGAATCCTTAACAAACAGGTAGctataagaaaatatatttgtacGATGATAATGTTCCTAGCTGGATTCTTGTTGTTCTGGACTGTCACAAGGACCAGGTGTATCATAGGGCACCTAGAACAAAAAATGGATAGCAGTGTCGGTAGATACCTAGTGGATAAACCTTTGCACTGCATCTACCTTTTTTATAGAGCCATAAGTCAAAGCCAGCACCAAAACATCCTATACGTCACTTCTAttaaatgattatttatttaatagttttattCTTGCCTTGACCTTTGGATCACATACGGCGCGTCGTTAGACCTGGACCTCTGGGGTCTCAAGCCTCAGCTGTTTTGTCAATAGCCCTGAATCAAAATGAGACGTTTAAAAGTCAGAGGCAAACTGAATTTATCCTTGGTAGATTGTGTTAAATGTGAATTCCAATTGTATAAAGTATTAATtcttaattatttattcatatatgtgtgctttgaaatttttttttaaaatagtgtAGCGATCCTGCAGTAATATTCCATTTGATAACGTTCCTGTCAGAGTTCTGTGATTTATGGTCTGTGAACGTCTCGTGGGGAGGAGGGCGTCCGGCGGAGCGTGACTATGTGTGTGACTGCTGTGTTGGCGTGGTTACGGCTGACAGTAACCAAGTTCTGTACCAAAAGTTGAAATAAAGGCAAGTTTATTGAATAACGTCTCGGCATTCGTCATGCGTCCGGTTGTGGATgctacaattgttttttttttctttctccgtGCCGGATGCGCACAAATCTATCAGAGCAGTTGACATCCACGGCGTCTTGCGGACTGGAGCTTCTATCCCGACCTGATTGCTTAGATATGGAACAGATTCCACAGAGCGGCTCGCTAAACGGAAGAACGCGCAATGCCAGCTTTGGTTCCCATTGAGCCTAAGGAGTGGACGCCTTACCTCCTATTCCGTGGTAGAATATGCACCAGTTCCGCTGATCCCGCGGCTGCTGAATCGGGTTTGAGAGAAAACAGGTGTCAGTGATTTGCATAGCCCCGAACTCGCAGCAGTAGGCCTGTCGTGGTTTCcaaacctgcagcagctgatAGAGGGAGGGACGAGTTCCTGAAGGTGGGAGGGGCAATAAGAAGTTACTCACAGATAGGTCAGTGCCTCCGCGTTTGGCCGCTAAACCGGAGCGCAGCGGTGCGCACGATTAGGGACACACAAGCCACTTCCACCACAGCGTGACATCAACAGCTTTTCAAAGCTGGCGTGAAGAAAACGGATGGGCAAAAGTTTAGCTTTCAGCACAGTAAAAAACGTATACTGCGGCTATTTCCTCCggttgtgcgtgtgtgtgtttttaaaaaagtacagTCTTTCAGCACCATCTGATAAAACGGGTTTTGAAAAGTGTGCGCAGACACCATGTCGGACCCACTGGCTCCTCTGTGGGATTCAGCGTTGGCTCTGCGCGCATCggtctaaaaaaacatttgagccCGTAGATCAAGCTCCACTTAAATCTATGTTATTTAAAACGGCCCTGCTGTTAGTTCTGACATTTGTAAAGAAAGTGGACGATTTATCTCCCGTCTCTGACGCTCCCTTCTGTCTCAGAATACTGGGCGACAGCCTGCTCAGCTGCGTCCCAACGCTGCTTTTACACCTAAAAGCATCACCAGCTCAGTCAGGTGCCCTGAAAGGCTTCTATCCTAGTCCTCATATCTCAGAAGAGGAAGCTTCGTCTcgtctcctctgtccctcatgtGTTTTGCGGCGCGCACGGCTTCACAGCGCAGCTCCATCACAGTGGTTGTGTGACGCTATTTCATGTTTCCCTATGGACTGAATCCTCAAGAGAAGCTGTTCAGTTGCGCAGGGCGCCTCTGCGTAAATACACATGATAAAGGCCAAGTTTGAAGTTGCTCTGTTATTCTGAGTATAGGCGCAGCCCTTTTAGATTTGTTCCCAAATGCCTGAAAAACGAAATTTGATTTAAGCTCAGTGGGGTGGGAACCCTTCAGCAGATGGGCTAAATAATTTTATTCCATTCTGCGCTGTGCGCAAGACATAAACATATGTGGGGAAAATACATCGATGCAGAATGTAGGGGGTACGTCTTAAagagggaagaggagaaagGCGGATACTGGGCTTAAACGCCAACCATTTCAAGACCCTAAAATCACCCCTGTTTGTCACTAAGTAACGTTTTATAAAActtgaaaatttattttaaaactagaatATGTATTGTCCACTTGGTGTCGTTGCAATATAACCTTCCTGCCTGTCCCTTTTCTGAACAACCCTTTGTTTGCTGCTGCACAACGGACGGTGCATCGGACGGAAGAACGGGCAACCGGAGCAGTCTGATTTAGGAGATTTATTGGATGCAACTAAAAAATATTCTGGACTATATATGGGACTGAGAAACCATGGCGATTCGGAGCAGATCGAGTCACTACAGTTGGCGTGTTTGTCTTTTACATCTTCTGCTGATCGTAGCGAAGCAGGCTGCGGCTGATCTGAGATACTCTGTTCCGGAGGAGGTGAAGGAGGGAACCGTCGTCGGAAATATTGCCAAGGATCTTGGTCTGGAAAAGGCACATTTAACTGATCGACGTCTGCGTATTGCTTCGGGATCTGAGGATACTTTTTTCAGTGTTAACATGGATAACGGGGCCTTACAGGTTCGTAGAAAGATTGACAGAGAGGAGCTTTGTCACGGTGGTGGCGCATGCTTAATGGAGCTAAAGATCATAGTAGAAAACCCGCTGGAAATGCACCATATTATTGTTGAAATCACAGATGTAAACGATCACTCCCCATTTTTTGCTAAAACGaaacaacattttgaaatagCTGAACATACGTCTGTAGGAACACAATTTGAGCTGCAAGCGGCCCGTGACCCCGATGCTGGAGTGAATTCAATCCGCTCATACAAATTATCATCAAATGATTATTTTGATATAGAGCTAAGTCAAAGTGATGAAGACAAAATACCATATTTAGTGTTAAGGAAACCTTTAGACCGGGaacaaaatgataaacttttATTAATTGTTACAGCAGTAGATGGAGGAAAACCTCCGAGATCAGGGACACTTAATGTTTCTGTCACTGTTCTTGATAGTAACGACAACCGTCCGTCCTTTAGCCAGGAGGTTTACCAGGtagaaatgtttgaaaatgcTCCGCTTGGAACCATTGTTACAAAAGTAAATGCAAGAGACCCAGATGAAGGAAATAACGGAGAAATTGAGTACAGCATTGCCAACACTTTAACGcctaaaatatacagtatatttggATTGGAAAGCTTAACgggtgaaattaaattaaaagcagcaCTGGATTTTGAGGAATGTGACATCTACAAATTTGATATAGTAGCATCAGACAAAGGGATCCCTCCCTTAAGAGGAAGGTGTAGAGtggttgtaaaaataaaagatgtaaACGATAACTCACCAAAGATAGATGTCACGTCTTTGTCAAATACAATATCAGAAGATTCAAAACCCGGAACAGTGATTTCTCTCATCAGTGTAACAGATAAAGACTCAGGTGTTAATGGAAAGATTATTTCACGCATACTAAATGATGCACCTTTTGAATTAAAGCCATCCTATAAGGAAAACATATATTCACTTGTTACAAAAGAGCATTTGGATCGAGAGAAGGTGTCCCATTATGAAATATTAATACAAGCCACTGATTGTGGTGATCCAGCCTTATCTACAGTGAAAACACTCAGTATTCAGATCTCTGATgtgaatgacaacagtcctCGTTTTGAGAAAAGTgagttacagttttatttatcagaAAATAATGCTGCTGGGACATCAATATTTTCTGTCACTGCGACAGATATTGACATGAATGACAACGCAGCAATTTCTTATAATATTGTGAGAGAAGGAAGTAAGAATGATGTAACAGCATTCTTAAACATAAACTTAGAAAATGGACAGATATCTGCCCTAAAAAGTTTTGACTTTGAAGCCCTAAAAACTTTCCAGTTCCAAGTTGTGGCCTCAGATACTGGGACTCCGTCCCTGAGCAGCAACGTGACTGTGAACGTGTTCATCCTGGACCAGAACGACAACGCTCCAGTCATCCTGTATCCAGTCAGCTCCaacggttctgctgaaggtgtGGAGGAGATTCCCCGCAATGTGAACGCAGGACACTTGGTGACCAAAGTCAGAGCCTATGACGCTGATATAGGATATAACGGCTGGTTGCTGTTTTCCCTGCAGGAAGTTACTGACCACAGCCTCTTTGGTTTGGACCGCTACACAGGACAGATCAGAACCCTTCGCTCATTCACAGAGACAGACGAGGCTGAGCATAAACTGGTCATCCTGGTCAAAGACAACGGCAACGTTTCCCTCTCAGCAACAGCTACTGTGATTGTCAAGCTGGTGGAGCCCAAAGAGGCTTTTGCAGCTTCTGATGTTAAAAGTGCAGCAAAGGATGATGAGGATAATAATGTGACTTTTTACCTGATGATCACTCTGGGCTCAGTTTCAGTTCTgttcatcatcagcatcatcgtGCTGATTGCAATGCAGTGCTCCAAATCCCCAGACTATACTTCTAAATATCTCCAAGAGACTAATTATGATGGGACCCTGTGTCACAGCATCCAGTACAGATCTGGAGACAAACGGTACATGTTGGTTGGACCCAGGATGAGCATAGGATCTACTATAGTACCTGGAAGTCATGCAAACACACTAGTGCTCCCTGACAGGAGGAGGACTTCTGAGGAGGTAAGGCTATTTTTAAGTAATTTCAGACGGCATTACTTCTATCTGGAatgtgcagttttatttttattcatcagGGTGTTATGATTTTACTTATTAGGATATGAGAGGGCTAAACATATCTGTATAAAAGACCAAATAAATTCACTTATATTACACATGTACTTGACAGAAATCATTCATCATTCTGCAGTTCTGCTGACTGCCATTTAAATCAGGTAAATCCGCATAACACACTTCTTGAtgtattcaaataaaataaagcacctGAAACAGTTGTTAAATTATTGTGTTTAGTTGTGATGCACAGAAGAAAACATAATCAAAAGCAAAGAAATTCATACAATTTATGATTATTTGATAAATATAGAAATCACATTAGAATATCAAGCTCTACAACTCTCACAGCTTTACATTCATATGACTTTCCCCAAAACTAATACACAACTCCCCAAGTCTCTCTTAATATAGTTTATGGTTGTGCTCTTTAAGTACTTATCTAAGTTTATTGAAAAAGGGAGTTAACAACTAAAAATCTTAAGAAGTACAGCAGAGCTTGATTACAACCCTGTCAGCATAATGTAGAGCTCTCCTTTGGCTAACATGGAACTAATGTTTGTGTTGGACTTGCCATGTGATGCAAATCTTTAAATCACacgactttatttattttttctctttgctaataattgtgcataacagtctgtgtgtttgccactgtcactcCCGAATTCCAaaattgtgggacaataaaggaattcttaaaTCTTTCATCTTCAAACGTAGCTTTTTCACAGTTTCTGTAGCCCCTATTGGAAGTGAAAAACGATTCTGCAATTGAAAGTCCAAATTGTCTGTAGAAATTAGAGTAAAAAGTATTCTTGTTTTATGAGTTTTCCTTCCATTTATTATGTGTGCGTCACAATGCCCTGAAATTTATTTGCCTGCCAGACCAGACTTTTGCCTCCAGATTTGTAGagatttaaaagagaaaaaataatacattttagtttttaaatcatgCTATCCACCTATTTGTCATTTTGGAGCAAACATAACCCATGGTCTCACACAGTGTTTCCAAACCCTGGCCCTCAAGACACACTGCCCTGCATGATTTAGGCGATTCCCTGCTTCAGCACATCTGATTTCAATTGATGGCTGATTTAGAGGCTTTTGCTGAACTACAGTCATCTGAATCAGGGGtttaaaaacagtgaaacatctaaaacatgccaGACAGTATGCCTTGAAGACCAGGATTGATAAACACTGGTCAATTGCACTGTGGGATCAAGGAGAACCCCATCTAGAGAGATCAAGGTTGCAAACTTGAGCAAGCTTGCCCAACTTTGCTGCGTCCCAAACTTGCTTTTACACCTTGAAAGCATGACTAGCTCATGTCGAGAGTCGAGAGTAGCTTCGCTGAGCCATTTCCTCCCAATGGTTAAGTTTGAAGCTCCCTGCTTCTGTGGTGCTTGAAGTACAGTGTTGTTTCACTGCGTCATACACATGAGCCAACCGCTTTCGTATCGTCCTTTTGAAGAGTTGTTGACGTTCTCTGCTGGGCAGCAGATGTGTCATTATCACCCTCCGCTCTGGCCAAAGATTGTTTCTCCTCTATGCCTCTATGAAATATATCCCCATATTCTATGAGTATTGGCTCAGGACTTTAATCTCTCAACCTCAGCGGTTCCTAAATAATTGGGACAAAATGGTGCTTGGGAACCGGTGGTCCACTCTCAGCATGGGTTGGACCAGGGGCGGTGCTAGCCATTTAGGTGGCCTAAGCGCAAAGGCTTTGTGGGGCCCCCCaatcacatgcacacacacatgcaaaggAAACAATAATACAGCATttatcaatgtgtttttttttgattaCCAATATAACTTctcaattttaatgttttgaacaCAGTTGCTATAAGAGGAGGAATAAAAATCTTGGTAAAACCCTGAACTAATTTTGCATCAACATGTTGCCacaagggctgcacagtggcacagtgggtagcacttgctgctttgcagcaagaaggttcatggttcaaatccaaccctgggtctttctgcatggagtttgcaagTTATCCCTGTGCGTGTGTCTCTCTGGGCATTCTGGCTTCGTgctacagtccaaaaacatgaccgttaggttaattggcttctctaaattgtctgTAGGTGtcagtgtgtgcatgaatgggtgtttgtctctgtgttgttctgcgacagactggcaacatgtcagggtgtaccctgcctctcacccagtgaacactggagataggcaccagcaacccccatgagggattaagtgggtcagaaaatcagtcaattttagtttattttaaattgtattcttaATTTTCCCTGAGGATAAAGTATCTATTGGGTATGCAAACAAATAATCGACTTATGTTTAATTGTCGATTATTGGTTAATTTgagccctgcaatagactggcgacctgtccagggtgtacagtGCCTCTCGCCCGCTGACACCTggacatagacaccagcacccctcgcgatcCCACAAGGAATAgaagtgttagaaaatggatggatggatagatggttAAATTGATAGAAGCATGTTCCATCCGATTGATTGATAACATCCGCTTAGACCTTCTTTTAGTGTTGTAGTATTGCTGCCATCCAAAAGAGAGCACTTCCGGTCAGTCTAAAGTGGAACCACACCATGGTAGTAAGAGACAAAAGTAATGGCGGTTGCAACATGAAGCGGTTCAAAGGCAATCCGGTGTGGGGTTACTTTTGCACTGTTTAATGAGGATAGAAAATTATCTTTAtgcagttctgtttttaaatataagcaCTCAACAATTTCCTTGAGATGTCAGCTAAACAGCGGGCTGTCCCCCAGGCGGGCTGCCTGGGGGAGCAGCGTCAGTTTCTCAACCAAAACTCACTGAATGCGTAGAAGGCAAGCATGTGATAACAGAAAACAGATgggattgcaaaaaaaaaaaagaaaaaaaaaaaaaagaaa is a window encoding:
- the LOC118557536 gene encoding protocadherin alpha-8-like, translating into MAIRSRSSHYSWRVCLLHLLLIVAKQAAADLRYSVPEEVKEGTVVGNIAKDLGLEKAHLTDRRLRIASGSEDTFFSVNMDNGALQVRRKIDREELCHGGGACLMELKIIVENPLEMHHIIVEITDVNDHSPFFAKTKQHFEIAEHTSVGTQFELQAARDPDAGVNSIRSYKLSSNDYFDIELSQSDEDKIPYLVLRKPLDREQNDKLLLIVTAVDGGKPPRSGTLNVSVTVLDSNDNRPSFSQEVYQVEMFENAPLGTIVTKVNARDPDEGNNGEIEYSIANTLTPKIYSIFGLESLTGEIKLKAALDFEECDIYKFDIVASDKGIPPLRGRCRVVVKIKDVNDNSPKIDVTSLSNTISEDSKPGTVISLISVTDKDSGVNGKIISRILNDAPFELKPSYKENIYSLVTKEHLDREKVSHYEILIQATDCGDPALSTVKTLSIQISDVNDNSPRFEKSELQFYLSENNAAGTSIFSVTATDIDMNDNAAISYNIVREGSKNDVTAFLNINLENGQISALKSFDFEALKTFQFQVVASDTGTPSLSSNVTVNVFILDQNDNAPVILYPVSSNGSAEGVEEIPRNVNAGHLVTKVRAYDADIGYNGWLLFSLQEVTDHSLFGLDRYTGQIRTLRSFTETDEAEHKLVILVKDNGNVSLSATATVIVKLVEPKEAFAASDVKSAAKDDEDNNVTFYLMITLGSVSVLFIISIIVLIAMQCSKSPDYTSKYLQETNYDGTLCHSIQYRSGDKRYMLVGPRMSIGSTIVPGSHANTLVLPDRRRTSEEVRLFLSNFRRHYFYLECAVLFLFIRVL